A genomic segment from Triticum dicoccoides isolate Atlit2015 ecotype Zavitan chromosome 1A, WEW_v2.0, whole genome shotgun sequence encodes:
- the LOC119354970 gene encoding protein STICHEL-like 3, whose translation MPAPPESAAGGSSGEHLRGHAHLTNCIHLRHHHAHGHGSASGRRRSPPESSASLMRDLLAMQRSRSLRDPTLLDQLAEDPRPSARRPRRRFRRGAGRRAAPAAADAGALDRAGAFSANSSSQEAVCGNRYFFGAGAGSDDSEGLQPRPRPQASQDSRNVCGIPWNWSRLHHRSKSILDMAGRSLSCGLSDPKSAAAARRSLAATSCGAYADGSRSHPHFPVTARLTSSTSSDSDSLPLLAEGARNGIRAISRSFSGELGIFSNQSSELDSDLMSEARSGQKSRGSQRGRHRSLTQKYAPRTFKDVVGQSLVVQALSNAILKRKIGFVYVFYGPHGTGKTSCARVFAKALNCHSPEHPKPCDTCASCIAHNLGKSRSLVEIGPVGNIDLDSIVDILDNVMLSPLPAHHRVFIVDDCNTLPPDTWSVISKVVERAPRRVVFVLISPNLDLPHIIMSRCQKFFFPKLKECDIVNTLQWICTSDGLDVDRDALKLIASRSDGSLRDAEMTLDQLSLLGQRITMPLVQELAGLVSDDKLVNLLDLALSADTANTVKALRDITETGVEPLSLMSQVATIITDILAGTYTFTQERIRRRFFKRPTLSKEDMEKLRQALKTLSEAEKQLRVSNDKMTWLTAALLQLAPDKQYVLPSSSTSTSFNQGLPTYPDGDIARNSGPHGLSRASDQENLQYRRNANLGICSSHVTANNYHGGRRLREHTPDGHMLSTSATRMNEGSKCSKTDNEMIWQAVLENVESDSLRKMMAKEGRVISVSLGTAPTVQLMFSSRVNKSKAEKSRGQILQAFESVLSSAIILEIRYESKDGGEGVEDTYSNIALTRSFTKHSSVSSGGENLVSRLQKGRVAQGTSSNQTRWMQSDPHILTEGEIIEVGPSEMGWYGEPDTGAVASDKRRSVWEAALSSQDQENIRPPGGTNEHDRQKNIVRGKVSLAHVINKAEACSQQGGWSRQKGMSTTEKLEQENLRLEPRSSLLCWKASSTTRRKLSALKIRTRRSRALSRLVLCGRCISVKSPR comes from the exons ATGCCGGCCCCGCCGGAAAGCGCGGCGGGCGGCAGCAGCGGGGAGCACCTCCGCGGCCACGCGCACCTCACCAACTGCATCCACCTGCGCCACCACCACGCGCACGGCCACGGCAGCGCGTCCGGCCGGCGGCGCAGCCCCCCCGAGTCCTCCGCGTCGCTCATGCGGGACCTCCTCGCGATGCAGCGCTCCCGCTCGCTCCGGGACCCC ACCCTCCTCGACCAGCTCGCGGAGGACCCGCGCCCCAgcgcccgccgcccgcgccgccggttCAGGCGCGGggccggccgccgcgccgcgccCGCTGCCGCGGACGCCGGCGCTCTGGATCGCGCTGGCGCCTTCTCCGCCAACTCCAGCTCCCAGGAGGCCGTCTGCGGCAACAGGTACTTCTTCGGCGCCGGCGCGGGCAGCGACGACAGCGAGGGGCTGCAGCCGCGCCCGCGGCCCCAGGCGTCGCAGGACTCGCGCAACGTCTGCGGCATCCCCTGGAACTGGTCGCGCCTCCACCACCGCAGCAAGTCCATCCTCGACATGGCCGGCCGGAGCCTCTCCTGCGGCCTGTCCGACCCCAAGTCGGCGGCCGCGGCGCGGAGGTCCTTGGCCGCCACTTCCTGCGGTGCCTACGCGGACGGGTCGCGTTCGCACCCGCACTTCCCGGTGACGGCGAGGCTGACGTCCTCCACCAGCTCCGACTCCGACTCACTGCCGCTGCTCGCCGAGGGCGCGCGGAATGGCATCCGCGCCATTTCCAGGAGCTTCTCTGGGGAGCTCGGGATTTTCTCCAATCAGAGCAGCGAGCTGGATTCCGACCTCATGTCCGAGGCGCGCTCGGGGCAGAAGTCGCGGGGCTCGCAGCGTGGCCGGCACCGGAGCCTCACTCAGAAGTATGCACCCAGGACTTTCAAGGACGTTGTTGGGCAGAGCTTGGTTGTGCAGGCGCTGTCCAATGCCATTCTCAAGAGGAAGATCGGGTTCGTCTATGTCTTCTATGGGCCGCACGGTACAGGCAAAACATCGTGTGCTCGGGTGTTCGCCAAGGCGCTGAACTGCCATTCTCCTGAACACCCCAAGCCTTGCGACACATGCGCGTCTTGTATCGCGCACAATCTGGGAAAGAGTAGAAGTTTGGTGGAGATTGGGCCTGTTGGTAACATTGACCTGGACAGCATTGTGGATATCCTTGACAATGTGATGCTTTCGCCGCTACCGGCGCACCACAGGGTGTTCATCGTGGATGATTGCAACACACTGCCGCCTGATACGTGGAGTGTCATATCGAAGGTTGTCGAGCGTGCACCTCGGCGTGTGGTTTTTGTTCTCATCAGCCCAAATCTCGACCTCCCACATATTATTATGTCAAGGTGCCAAAAGTTCTTCTTCCCCAAACTGAAGGAATGCGACATTGTCAACACTTTGCAGTGGATTTGTACTAGTGATGGCCTAGATGTCGATAGAGATGCCTTGAAGCTTATTGCTTCCCGGTCAGATGGGTCACTGAGGGATGCAGAGATGACCTTGGATCAATTGAGTTTGCTTGGGCAGAGAATTACAATGCCACTTGTTCAAGAACTT GCTGGCTTGGTTTCTGACGATAAATTGGTAAATTTGCTTGATTTGGCACTATCTGCTGACACTGCAAACACGGTGAAAGCTTTGCGTGATATTACTGAAACAGGTGTTGAACCTTTGTCCCTAATGTCTCAAGTCGCCACAATAATAACTGATATCCTTGCTGGCACCTACACATTCACACAGGAAAGAATTCGAAGAAGGTTCTTCAAACGTCCAACAT TATCAAAGGAGGATATGGAAAAACTGCGCCAGGCCTTGAAAACACTCTCTGAAGCTGAAAAACAGTTGAGGGTCTCTAATGATAAGATGACCTGGCTTACAGCTGCTCTGCTCCAGCTTGCTCCTGATAAACAGTATGTACTGCCAAGTTCATCGACAAGTACAAGTTTTAACCAGGGTTTGCCTACATACCCTGATGGTGATATAGCAAGGAACTCTGGTCCGCATGGGTTATCAAGAGCATCTGACCAAGAAAATCTGCAATACAGAAGAAATGCTAATCTGGGGATTTGTTCTAGCCATGTCACGGCAAACAATTACCATGGTGGAAGGAGACTCAGGGAACATACACCAGATGGCCATATGTTGTCAACAAGTGCTACCAGAATGAATGAAGGATCTAAATGTAGCAAAACTGACAACGAGATGATTTGGCAAGCTGTTCTAGAAAATGTCGAGTCAGATTCGTTGAGAAAAATGATGGCTAAAGAGGGACGGGTGATTTCTGTTAGCCTTGGCACAG CACCAACTGTGCAGTTAATGTTCAGTTCTCGAGTGAATAAGTCCAAAGCTGAAAAGTCCAGGGGTCAAATTTTGCAAGCATTTGAGTCTGTTCTTTCTTCTGCTATAATACTTGAAATCCGATATGAATCGAAGGATGGTGGAGAAGGTGTTGAGGATACCTATTCCAACATTGCTTTAACGAGGTCTTTCACGAAACATAGTTCAGTTTCTTCTGGAGGTGAGAATTTAGTTAGCAGGCTCCAGAAAGGCAGAGTTGCCCAGGGTACTAGCTCAAATCAGACAAGATGGATGCAATCTGATCCACACATATTGACTGAAGGTGAGATTATTGAAGTGGGCCCTTCTGAAATGGGATGGTACGGGGAACCAGATACTGGTGCTGTTGCCTCAGATAAAAGAAGAAGTGTATGGGAAGCAGCTTTGTCATCACAAGACCAAGAAAATATACGTCCTCCAGGAGGAACAAATGAACATGATCGACAAAAAAATATAGTAAGAGGTAAGGTATCTCTTGCTCATGTTATTAACAAGGCGGAAGCTTGTTCTCAACAAGGAGGCTGGTCAAGACAAAAAGGCATGTCAACAACAGAAAAGTTAGAGCAAGAGAATTT GAGATTAGAGCCTAGGTCGAGTCTGCTTTGTTGGAAAGCTTCGAGCACTACTAGACGGAAG CTCTCAGCATTGAAGATAAGGACTCGAAGATCGCGAGCCCTATCAAGACTCGTCTTGTGTGGAAGGTGCATTTCAGTGAAATCTCCAAGATAA